The following proteins come from a genomic window of Euryarchaeota archaeon:
- a CDS encoding Ig-like domain-containing protein, whose amino-acid sequence MHASDADGDTLTLSALGLPAGSMFTTTPANDSAYVAWTPGFGQSGSYVVTLRASDGNLTTAVAVGIVVEDFPDHEAPVTSAAITSGTQSPSGWYTTNAEVTLTPADAGGSGLKSTYYRYNGGNRIGYNPSTRINVPSEGTTVISYWSEDNNGNLEAEKTITVRIDRLAPTVTITSPTGVFGTDIATTEGGTVNFTISANDGSGSGIGQVRFFVDGVLVKVDTSAGPYYYNWNAGAATTGRHVLSVKVVDNVGILVEKSISVVKLT is encoded by the coding sequence ATGCACGCTTCCGATGCGGACGGGGACACTTTGACCCTCTCGGCGCTCGGGCTTCCAGCAGGCTCGATGTTCACGACGACGCCCGCCAACGACTCGGCGTACGTCGCATGGACGCCGGGCTTCGGTCAATCGGGCTCGTACGTGGTGACGCTACGTGCTAGTGACGGCAACCTCACGACCGCGGTCGCGGTGGGCATCGTCGTCGAGGACTTCCCGGACCACGAGGCACCGGTTACAAGCGCCGCGATCACCAGCGGGACCCAGTCGCCGAGTGGCTGGTACACGACGAACGCGGAGGTCACGTTGACGCCCGCAGACGCGGGCGGCTCGGGATTGAAATCCACCTACTACCGCTACAACGGCGGTAACAGGATCGGCTACAATCCGTCGACCAGGATCAACGTGCCGAGCGAAGGGACGACCGTGATCTCGTACTGGTCGGAGGACAACAACGGCAATCTCGAGGCCGAGAAGACGATCACCGTGCGTATCGACAGGCTCGCTCCCACGGTGACGATCACTTCGCCGACCGGGGTCTTCGGCACCGACATCGCGACGACCGAGGGCGGGACCGTGAACTTCACCATAAGCGCCAACGACGGCAGCGGTAGCGGCATCGGCCAGGTCCGCTTCTTCGTCGACGGGGTGTTAGTGAAGGTCGACACGTCCGCCGGCCCATACTACTACAACTGGAACGCAGGCGCGGCAACGACCGGTCGCCACGTGCTTTCGGTGAAAGTGGTGGACAACGTCGGGATACTCGTTGAGAAGTCGATAAGCGTCGTGAAGCTCACGTAG
- a CDS encoding FAD-dependent oxidoreductase, whose product MPRPRYVVIGDGISGATAAVTLRKNSADCDITVLSDELEPLYNRVKIKDFAKGSVTEQSVRMHDAKFYKDNEIELRLGTPVRNIYDVDKQVVTEDGESIPFDKLLIATGGIPRRHPAPGSDLGGIHRFWTFVDSRRIRAHAQKRGNGVAIGAGLLGIDIAVVFAVNGVKTRYIMRGDRWWREGISKVGSEIVEEAMLKKGIECVFHENPLEFKGTDGHVSSVVTDKAEYPCEIAGVAVGLQFNTRLIAGTKVKLGEGILTDEKLQTSVPGIYAAGDIVQFYDVVQERVNMNGSWASAKKTGEVAAMNMLGKDMVFRHVDTYSINHFEFMIGSVGSVLGTDAIEVKLGPKDYRRVVFKGDRCVGAVFIGSLAMQGKFSKLIDGKVDISGKKELLLEKDVDLTKFGLAARAPAPVTATE is encoded by the coding sequence ATGCCGCGACCTCGCTACGTCGTCATCGGAGATGGGATATCCGGGGCCACGGCAGCCGTCACCCTTAGAAAGAACAGTGCCGACTGCGACATCACCGTCCTATCCGACGAGCTTGAGCCGCTCTACAACCGCGTGAAGATCAAGGACTTCGCGAAAGGATCCGTGACGGAGCAAAGCGTCCGGATGCACGACGCGAAGTTCTACAAGGACAATGAGATCGAGCTCCGCCTCGGCACACCGGTGCGCAACATCTACGACGTCGACAAGCAGGTCGTCACGGAAGACGGCGAATCGATCCCTTTCGACAAGCTCCTCATCGCCACCGGCGGGATCCCGAGACGCCACCCGGCTCCCGGCTCCGACCTTGGAGGGATACACAGGTTCTGGACGTTCGTGGATTCCCGCCGCATACGCGCTCACGCGCAAAAAAGAGGGAACGGGGTCGCCATAGGAGCCGGGCTACTCGGTATCGACATCGCGGTGGTCTTCGCCGTGAACGGCGTCAAGACCAGGTACATCATGCGCGGAGACCGCTGGTGGCGTGAAGGCATCAGCAAGGTGGGCTCCGAGATAGTGGAGGAGGCGATGCTCAAGAAGGGCATCGAGTGCGTCTTCCATGAGAACCCATTGGAGTTCAAGGGCACCGATGGACACGTCTCCTCGGTCGTCACGGACAAGGCCGAGTACCCGTGCGAGATCGCAGGGGTCGCCGTCGGGCTTCAATTCAATACGAGGCTCATCGCGGGGACGAAGGTGAAACTGGGTGAAGGGATACTCACGGACGAAAAACTCCAGACATCTGTGCCGGGCATCTACGCGGCCGGCGACATAGTGCAGTTCTACGACGTTGTCCAGGAGCGTGTGAACATGAACGGGTCGTGGGCCTCCGCGAAGAAGACCGGGGAGGTCGCCGCGATGAACATGCTCGGCAAGGACATGGTTTTCCGCCACGTCGACACCTACAGCATCAACCATTTCGAGTTCATGATCGGCTCCGTCGGGTCGGTCTTGGGCACCGACGCGATAGAGGTGAAACTGGGGCCGAAGGACTACAGGCGCGTCGTGTTCAAGGGAGACAGATGCGTAGGCGCCGTCTTCATCGGAAGCCTCGCGATGCAGGGAAAGTTCAGCAAACTCATCGACGGGAAGGTGGACATCTCAGGGAAGAAGGAGCTTCTGCTGGAGAAGGACGTCGACTTGACCAAGTTCGGGTTGGCCGCGAGGGCGCCGGCCCCGGTGACGGCCACCGAGTGA
- a CDS encoding metal-dependent hydrolase yields MKITWHGHANVELECRTGFRILIDPMFAANVTGAKATDLRPDLVLVTHGHDDHMGDALTIGAPMVANFEISNYLQRKGLKTTGMNIGGRYVVSPGIMVAMTFAAHSSGIQDDQAGPFDGQGGNPCGYVIDDGEHRVYHAGDTGLFGDMKHVIRELYRPDIALLPIGGHYTMGELEAAIATDWLGVDHVIPIHYNTVPTIVAAPVSFKRMVAERSKAQVHIPKADETLVF; encoded by the coding sequence GTGAAGATAACCTGGCACGGCCACGCCAACGTGGAGCTCGAGTGCCGGACGGGTTTCAGGATCCTCATCGACCCGATGTTCGCGGCGAACGTCACGGGCGCCAAGGCCACCGACTTGAGGCCGGACCTTGTCCTTGTCACACATGGCCACGACGACCACATGGGCGACGCGCTTACGATCGGCGCTCCCATGGTCGCGAATTTCGAGATATCCAACTACCTCCAGAGGAAGGGCTTGAAGACGACCGGCATGAACATCGGCGGTCGATACGTCGTCTCGCCCGGAATCATGGTCGCGATGACGTTCGCGGCCCATTCGAGCGGCATCCAGGACGATCAGGCAGGGCCCTTCGACGGCCAAGGAGGCAACCCCTGCGGCTACGTCATCGACGATGGCGAGCATCGCGTGTACCACGCGGGCGACACGGGGTTGTTCGGCGACATGAAGCACGTGATCCGTGAACTCTACCGGCCGGACATCGCATTGCTTCCCATCGGCGGGCACTACACTATGGGGGAACTCGAGGCGGCGATCGCGACGGATTGGCTCGGGGTCGACCACGTCATCCCGATCCATTACAACACGGTTCCGACAATCGTCGCAGCGCCCGTATCCTTCAAGCGGATGGTGGCCGAACGGTCGAAGGCGCAAGTGCACATCCCAAAAGCCGATGAAACGCTCGTTTTCTAG
- a CDS encoding HIT family protein, with protein MPDCIFCKIAKGDIPSVKVHEDEHSFAFLDIDPLTVGHTLVIPKKHYDRLEAMPQTESNRLWATIARLVPAVQEGAGATSSNIAFNNGPEAGQEVAHVHCHVIPRRKGDGGGPVHAIIPQAARPKVTKDELAKTGEAIRTNIR; from the coding sequence ATGCCCGATTGCATCTTTTGCAAGATCGCGAAAGGCGACATACCGAGCGTCAAGGTCCACGAGGATGAGCACTCGTTCGCATTCCTCGACATCGACCCGCTCACGGTCGGGCACACGCTCGTCATACCGAAGAAACACTACGACAGGCTTGAAGCGATGCCGCAGACCGAATCGAATCGGCTCTGGGCGACCATCGCCAGACTCGTTCCAGCCGTCCAAGAAGGGGCGGGCGCCACGTCATCGAACATCGCCTTCAACAACGGTCCCGAGGCTGGCCAAGAGGTCGCCCACGTCCACTGCCATGTCATCCCGAGGCGGAAGGGGGATGGTGGCGGGCCGGTGCATGCGATCATACCGCAGGCCGCAAGACCGAAGGTGACGAAGGACGAGCTCGCAAAGACCGGAGAAGCGATCCGGACGAACATCCGTTGA
- a CDS encoding serine protein kinase RIO, with product MEKRLERVLDRTNRERELRKEVESKDRKTVDEVFDRPTLLALYKLISNGVVHTVDYPVSTGKEANVFHATDGKGKSIALKIFRVHTATTHAYLTYLQGDPRFDGANRGRRDTINTWVKKEYKNLLRMADAGVPVPKAIHAIDNVLVMEFIGSHGTPAPMMREVRLRDPQRSYNQIIASVRKIVRTANLVHGDLSEYNILVKQSAGADKLYVIDVGQAVLIRHPMSNELLARDLKNLSRYFKKLGVDADPAVALKKVMPKQGFAREVVVA from the coding sequence GTGGAGAAGCGCCTCGAGCGCGTCCTCGACAGGACGAACCGGGAGCGTGAGCTTCGAAAGGAGGTCGAATCGAAGGACAGGAAGACCGTCGACGAGGTCTTCGACCGGCCCACATTGTTGGCGCTCTACAAGCTCATCAGCAACGGCGTCGTCCACACCGTCGATTACCCGGTCTCGACCGGCAAGGAAGCTAACGTCTTCCACGCAACGGACGGAAAAGGCAAATCGATCGCCCTCAAGATATTCCGTGTCCACACGGCGACGACCCACGCCTACCTCACGTATCTCCAGGGCGATCCACGTTTCGACGGCGCCAACCGCGGCCGGCGGGACACCATTAACACCTGGGTGAAGAAGGAGTACAAGAACCTTCTAAGGATGGCCGACGCCGGGGTCCCGGTCCCGAAGGCGATCCACGCCATCGACAACGTACTCGTGATGGAATTCATCGGTTCCCACGGGACGCCCGCACCGATGATGCGAGAGGTGCGCCTACGCGACCCACAGAGGTCGTACAACCAGATAATCGCGAGTGTGCGCAAGATCGTGCGCACGGCCAATCTCGTGCACGGCGACCTCTCCGAATACAACATCCTCGTCAAGCAAAGCGCCGGCGCCGACAAGCTCTACGTGATAGACGTGGGGCAAGCGGTCCTCATCAGGCACCCGATGTCGAACGAACTTCTTGCCCGCGACCTCAAGAACCTCTCCCGGTACTTCAAGAAACTCGGTGTCGACGCCGACCCCGCGGTCGCGTTGAAGAAAGTGATGCCAAAACAAGGTTTTGCCCGGGAAGTGGTCGTAGCATGA
- a CDS encoding RNA-processing protein (similar to yeast Dim2p protein that is essential for 40S ribosomal subunit; structural studies show binding to 3' end of 16S rRNA in complex with archaeal IF2 alpha) produces the protein MTEDVVRIPVRRIGVLIGKNGEVKAELEARAGVVLGIDSESGDVTVEDSKAYDPVVALKVRDIVKAIGRGFSPEHAFRLFQDETYFDVMDVTDYVGKSDKHIKRVRSRLIGTGGKTRHIIEELSGANVSIMGNSVALLGDIMEVRVAREAVEMLMEGAPHSTVYKFLERKRKELRLYDLGIRY, from the coding sequence GTGACCGAGGATGTCGTCCGGATCCCGGTAAGGCGCATCGGTGTCCTCATCGGGAAGAACGGGGAGGTGAAGGCCGAGCTCGAAGCGCGCGCGGGCGTCGTCCTGGGGATAGATTCCGAGAGCGGCGACGTGACGGTGGAGGATTCGAAGGCGTACGACCCCGTGGTCGCGCTGAAAGTGAGGGACATCGTGAAGGCCATCGGGCGCGGCTTCTCGCCAGAGCACGCGTTCCGGCTCTTCCAGGACGAGACCTATTTCGACGTGATGGACGTGACGGATTACGTCGGAAAAAGCGACAAGCACATCAAGAGAGTGAGATCGAGGCTCATCGGCACGGGCGGGAAGACGCGCCACATCATCGAGGAGCTCTCCGGCGCCAACGTATCGATAATGGGCAACTCCGTGGCGTTACTCGGCGACATCATGGAAGTGCGGGTCGCTCGCGAGGCCGTCGAGATGCTCATGGAAGGCGCGCCGCATTCGACCGTCTACAAGTTCCTGGAGCGAAAGAGGAAAGAACTCCGGCTTTACGACCTTGGTATCCGTTACTAG
- a CDS encoding cation:proton antiporter, which translates to MIGLVELAVALGGIAVVALLAARFGQSAIPAFILWGIAFGPFGFRIVDAAHNSEGLALVSELGIILLLFYLGLDFSISRFLKSGKKTFENGAVDTVLNFTPGFLIGWIFGLGPVGAMFLGAIVYCTSTGIVAKVITDLRRTANPETEIILGLSIFQDLVIAFLIVVLSGLAFGGLDPGSAGVAIAKSFGFCIAVILASRSLAAPIQAFLKPRSEEIFVLLVIAATVTGAALAHLAGLSAAIGAFLTGLVFAETNVVGRIKAKVAPIKDLFVALLFFVFGLTINFSSVDSVMPLLLFVIPAVLITKFATGIIIGRWRGQTERGQANIGTSLIAVGELSIVLAQVAVSAGFPQEIAVFTAIYVLVTALVGPIMMTLSHPISDQLKYTTGIGLAASDMIFKARMAFNRRPG; encoded by the coding sequence ATGATAGGCCTGGTCGAATTGGCGGTGGCGCTTGGCGGCATAGCCGTGGTGGCACTCCTAGCCGCGCGCTTCGGCCAATCGGCCATCCCTGCCTTCATACTCTGGGGGATCGCGTTCGGACCCTTCGGGTTCCGGATCGTCGACGCCGCCCACAACAGCGAGGGCCTCGCGCTCGTCTCGGAACTGGGGATAATCCTCCTCCTCTTCTACCTGGGGCTCGACTTCTCGATCAGCAGGTTCCTCAAAAGCGGGAAGAAGACATTCGAGAACGGGGCCGTCGACACTGTCCTGAACTTCACGCCGGGTTTCCTCATCGGTTGGATCTTCGGCCTTGGCCCCGTCGGGGCGATGTTCCTCGGCGCCATCGTCTATTGCACGAGCACCGGCATCGTCGCCAAGGTCATAACCGATCTTCGAAGGACCGCCAACCCCGAGACCGAGATAATACTCGGGCTCTCCATCTTCCAGGACCTCGTGATCGCCTTTCTCATCGTCGTCCTTTCCGGACTCGCGTTCGGAGGCCTCGATCCGGGTTCCGCGGGCGTCGCGATCGCCAAGTCGTTCGGATTCTGCATCGCGGTCATCCTCGCATCGCGCAGCCTCGCCGCCCCCATCCAGGCGTTTCTCAAACCGCGTTCCGAGGAGATCTTCGTCCTTCTCGTGATCGCCGCCACCGTGACTGGCGCCGCCCTCGCCCATCTCGCGGGGCTTTCGGCCGCGATCGGGGCATTCCTTACCGGATTGGTCTTTGCGGAGACGAACGTCGTCGGACGCATCAAGGCCAAGGTCGCCCCCATCAAGGACCTGTTCGTCGCCCTTCTCTTCTTCGTGTTCGGGCTCACGATCAACTTCTCATCCGTCGATTCGGTGATGCCGCTTCTTCTTTTCGTCATCCCGGCCGTGCTCATCACGAAATTCGCAACAGGCATCATCATCGGGCGCTGGAGGGGCCAGACGGAACGCGGTCAAGCCAACATCGGAACCTCGCTAATAGCCGTCGGCGAGCTCTCCATCGTGCTCGCGCAGGTCGCGGTCTCTGCCGGCTTTCCCCAGGAGATCGCCGTCTTCACCGCCATCTACGTGCTCGTCACGGCGCTCGTCGGCCCCATCATGATGACCCTCTCGCACCCAATCTCGGACCAACTCAAGTACACGACCGGGATAGGCCTTGCCGCCTCCGACATGATATTCAAGGCGCGGATGGCCTTCAACCGGCGCCCGGGTTGA
- a CDS encoding NDP-sugar synthase, producing MQAVILAGGLGTRMRPLTLTRPKALLPVLNKPVVAHIIDKLPREIDEVILATNYKTEMIEEFFLDEPSRIPVRIVTEPEPLGTGGAVKNCRDHLKGPTLVLNCDILDSLDLTKFIRYHREKRGAATISLWAVEDPSHYGAVSYSNGRIDRFVEKPAPGEAPSNLVNAGTYLLEPSVLDYIPEGKMVSLEREVYPRIIADGKGLFGFPFTGHWLDAGRLDSYLATHASLLGERGIVVGHSVKMDQARAKPWAAIGAKTRLGRGSEVEKSVIFPRCQVGEGVSITGSILGESCSIGDGAVVQDSVLGDGVVVKAKTVLKKATLQPGESR from the coding sequence ATGCAGGCCGTTATCCTCGCTGGCGGGCTTGGGACGAGGATGCGCCCGCTGACGCTCACACGGCCGAAGGCGCTTCTTCCGGTCCTCAACAAGCCGGTGGTCGCGCACATCATCGACAAACTGCCGCGCGAGATCGACGAGGTCATCCTGGCGACCAACTACAAGACCGAGATGATCGAGGAGTTCTTCCTCGATGAGCCGTCCCGCATCCCCGTGCGGATAGTCACCGAACCCGAGCCGCTCGGGACGGGGGGAGCCGTCAAGAACTGCCGTGACCACCTCAAAGGCCCCACACTCGTCCTTAACTGCGACATCCTCGACTCGCTCGATCTCACCAAGTTCATTCGTTACCACCGTGAGAAGCGGGGAGCCGCGACGATCTCGCTCTGGGCCGTGGAGGATCCAAGCCACTACGGGGCCGTGTCCTACTCGAACGGGAGGATCGACAGGTTCGTGGAGAAACCGGCCCCGGGCGAAGCGCCGAGCAACCTCGTGAACGCCGGCACGTACCTCCTCGAACCCAGTGTGCTCGACTACATACCGGAAGGGAAGATGGTGTCGCTCGAACGCGAGGTGTACCCGAGGATCATCGCCGACGGGAAGGGGCTCTTCGGCTTTCCGTTCACCGGGCACTGGCTCGACGCCGGGCGCCTCGACTCTTACCTCGCCACCCACGCTAGCCTCCTAGGCGAACGCGGCATCGTGGTCGGCCATTCCGTGAAGATGGACCAGGCCCGCGCCAAACCGTGGGCCGCCATCGGGGCCAAGACGAGGCTTGGCCGCGGCTCCGAGGTCGAGAAGTCCGTGATATTCCCCCGCTGCCAGGTCGGCGAAGGCGTTTCCATAACGGGCTCGATCCTTGGGGAATCATGCTCCATAGGTGACGGTGCCGTCGTACAGGACTCCGTTCTCGGCGACGGCGTCGTCGTCAAGGCGAAAACGGTCTTGAAGAAGGCCACGTTGCAGCCAGGGGAGTCGAGGTGA
- the glmM gene encoding phosphoglucosamine mutase: protein MGRLFGTNGVRGLANVEITPELALAVGRSFGTYVMAQWPPRPAKGGENGPVTAAPRVLVGCDTRTTNEMLKAAAISGLLSTGCAVEDCGVVPTPALQYAVKSFGFAGGLIITASHNPPEFNGIKIMDSDGSEMPRDKEALVEDAYFSKKFNEAHWKSIRTDMALPGVNAHYVNGVIGQVDAKAIRERAFTVVLDTSNGAGSLTAPLVLTGLGCRVVTLNAQPDGTFPGHPSEPTPENVADLISTVKAVGADLGVVQDGDADRAIFVDEKGAYVMGDRTLALMAGYVVKAKKGGVVVTPVSSSSGVEDVVKANKGRIEYTAVGSPVVAKRMKEVKAVFGGEENGGLIFPEHQHCRDGSMSMAKMLELLAKEKKPLSQLIAATPRYSLYKTKLQCPDAKKEKAIKAYLAANKGTKVDATDGAKVYFDEGWVLVRPSGTEPLFRVFAEAKTDEAAKRLGETERERIEAIIGEA, encoded by the coding sequence ATGGGCCGGCTCTTCGGGACCAATGGGGTGCGAGGCCTCGCGAATGTCGAGATCACGCCCGAATTGGCGCTTGCCGTCGGCCGGTCCTTCGGCACGTATGTGATGGCCCAATGGCCTCCGAGGCCCGCGAAAGGCGGCGAAAATGGGCCCGTGACGGCGGCGCCGCGCGTTCTCGTGGGCTGCGACACGAGGACCACGAACGAGATGCTCAAGGCGGCGGCCATATCCGGCTTACTCTCTACTGGCTGCGCGGTCGAGGATTGCGGCGTCGTGCCCACCCCAGCGCTCCAGTATGCGGTGAAGTCCTTTGGCTTCGCCGGGGGGCTCATCATCACCGCGAGCCACAACCCGCCCGAGTTCAACGGCATCAAGATCATGGATTCGGACGGCTCGGAGATGCCGCGCGACAAGGAGGCGCTCGTCGAGGACGCGTATTTCTCGAAGAAATTCAACGAGGCGCATTGGAAGAGCATTCGCACGGACATGGCATTACCGGGCGTGAACGCGCACTACGTGAACGGCGTCATCGGCCAAGTGGATGCGAAGGCGATACGCGAGCGCGCATTCACCGTCGTCTTGGACACGAGTAACGGAGCCGGTTCCTTGACCGCCCCCTTGGTACTCACGGGACTTGGTTGCCGGGTCGTGACATTGAACGCGCAACCTGACGGCACTTTCCCCGGCCACCCGAGCGAGCCCACGCCCGAGAACGTGGCCGACCTCATCTCCACCGTCAAGGCCGTTGGGGCCGACCTCGGCGTCGTCCAGGACGGGGACGCGGATCGCGCCATATTCGTCGACGAGAAGGGCGCTTACGTCATGGGAGACCGGACGCTCGCGCTCATGGCCGGTTACGTCGTGAAGGCGAAGAAGGGTGGCGTCGTCGTGACGCCTGTCTCCTCCTCATCCGGCGTCGAGGACGTGGTGAAGGCCAACAAGGGCCGCATCGAGTACACGGCCGTCGGAAGCCCCGTCGTCGCCAAACGCATGAAAGAGGTGAAAGCGGTCTTCGGCGGAGAGGAGAATGGCGGCCTCATCTTCCCGGAGCACCAGCACTGCCGCGACGGCTCGATGAGCATGGCGAAGATGCTGGAACTACTCGCGAAGGAAAAGAAGCCGCTTTCGCAACTCATCGCGGCCACACCCCGATATTCGCTTTACAAGACCAAGCTCCAATGCCCCGACGCCAAGAAAGAGAAGGCGATCAAGGCCTACCTCGCGGCGAACAAGGGAACGAAGGTGGACGCGACCGACGGCGCGAAGGTCTACTTCGACGAAGGATGGGTCCTGGTGAGGCCGAGCGGGACCGAGCCGCTCTTCAGGGTGTTCGCGGAGGCGAAGACGGATGAGGCGGCGAAGAGGTTGGGGGAGACGGAGAGGGAGAGGATCGAAGCCATCATTGGAGAAGCCTAG
- a CDS encoding right-handed parallel beta-helix repeat-containing protein has translation MSGQVVVLAIICVVLIPVGVSAENPLGPGQQSRPPIFITNNAMLGVGCVPNLASGVVSGCGTASNPYVIEGWFIEPNPVYDALISSDAIVIRGTTSHVLVRNNTIPIGFANALRIENAQNLRVMDNSLTGSVLVSGSTGIVVETNSISTDDTGIAVFMGSSNVDIIGNGIAGGQVGISVIGANVLLSGNTVSGTTAAGFSIGGSYPNVTISHNLVTNNTGVGIYFTGSAGSVTDNVISNNSGGGLFAGRQGVDYSGNNIFDNLNYGACACSTLEIDLRGNWWGDASGPSGAGSGTGDALLDNPGGQPPLFDPWLTTANGDAGP, from the coding sequence ATGTCAGGTCAAGTCGTGGTTTTGGCAATAATCTGCGTCGTCTTGATTCCCGTGGGGGTCAGCGCGGAAAACCCGCTCGGGCCCGGCCAACAGTCGCGGCCACCTATTTTCATCACGAACAATGCCATGCTCGGGGTCGGTTGCGTTCCGAATCTTGCCAGCGGCGTGGTCTCAGGTTGTGGAACCGCATCGAACCCGTACGTCATCGAGGGATGGTTTATCGAGCCGAATCCTGTCTATGACGCGCTCATCAGCTCCGACGCAATCGTGATCCGCGGTACGACTAGCCACGTCCTCGTAAGAAACAACACGATACCCATTGGATTCGCCAACGCTCTAAGAATTGAAAACGCGCAGAACCTACGAGTCATGGACAATTCCTTGACCGGCAGTGTGCTGGTTTCTGGAAGCACCGGCATTGTGGTTGAAACCAACTCCATCTCGACCGACGATACTGGGATTGCCGTTTTCATGGGCAGCTCAAACGTTGACATCATCGGCAATGGCATCGCTGGCGGACAGGTGGGGATCAGTGTTATTGGGGCGAACGTCCTCTTGAGTGGAAACACGGTGAGCGGGACAACCGCCGCCGGCTTCTCAATCGGCGGCTCCTACCCCAACGTCACCATCAGCCACAACCTCGTCACGAACAACACGGGCGTCGGCATCTACTTCACGGGCTCTGCCGGTAGCGTCACGGATAACGTCATTTCTAACAACTCCGGCGGCGGCCTCTTTGCTGGCCGCCAAGGCGTGGATTACAGTGGGAACAACATCTTCGACAACTTGAACTACGGTGCCTGCGCATGTTCGACTTTGGAAATCGATCTCCGGGGCAACTGGTGGGGCGACGCCTCAGGCCCGAGCGGAGCGGGAAGCGGAACGGGGGACGCACTCTTAGACAACCCAGGCGGACAACCGCCCTTGTTCGACCCGTGGCTGACGACCGCGAACGGTGATGCCGGACCGTAG
- a CDS encoding cysteine--tRNA ligase has protein sequence MGLQVFNSLTGRKEPLETLEKGHVRLYVCGLTVYDYAHIGHARTYVAFDVAKRYMLHRGLRVTHVQNVTDVDDKIIKRAAETGEDPVALAARFTREAERDLDLLSVSRADHYPKVTSSMHLILSMIQRLIERGYAYQAAGSVYFRVRKLADYGKLSKIDPEEMLNEVRKEAAEGKEDPLDFALWKRTKAGEVAWGSPWGEGRPGWHIECSAMSGAILGDTFDIHGGGMDLKFPHHENEIAQSEAATGKPFVKYWMHTGFLTVSGEKMSKSLGNFVTIRDLLKDHDPHAVRLFMVSTHYRSPIDYSPESITQAEKNVERIVNMLGNVEHAKGKARAGEMTAVDKKFHEGLAAQTLAFQNAMDNDFATPEALAAIFQMVNDMNGYAAADPHRETLDEATTLFKGLADVFGIVPEKKAGGGESLAKVMELVIQLRAEARARKDYATSDKIRKTLQEAGIIVEDTADGVKWRVG, from the coding sequence ATGGGGCTCCAAGTCTTCAACAGTCTCACCGGCCGAAAGGAACCCTTGGAGACGCTTGAGAAGGGCCACGTCCGCCTCTACGTATGCGGCTTGACCGTCTACGATTACGCGCACATCGGCCACGCCCGCACCTACGTGGCCTTCGACGTCGCGAAACGCTACATGCTCCACCGCGGGCTTCGCGTGACCCACGTCCAGAACGTGACCGATGTAGACGACAAGATAATCAAACGCGCAGCCGAGACGGGCGAGGACCCCGTGGCGCTCGCGGCCCGCTTCACGCGCGAGGCCGAACGCGACCTCGACCTCCTCTCCGTCTCCCGGGCGGACCACTACCCCAAGGTCACCTCCTCGATGCACCTCATCCTTTCCATGATCCAACGGCTCATCGAACGGGGATACGCGTACCAAGCGGCAGGAAGCGTATATTTCCGCGTGCGTAAACTCGCCGACTACGGCAAACTCTCGAAGATCGACCCCGAAGAGATGCTGAATGAGGTGCGCAAGGAAGCGGCCGAAGGCAAGGAGGACCCGCTTGATTTCGCGCTTTGGAAACGGACCAAGGCGGGCGAAGTCGCGTGGGGATCACCTTGGGGGGAGGGACGCCCTGGCTGGCACATAGAGTGCAGCGCCATGTCCGGGGCGATCCTCGGCGACACCTTCGACATCCACGGCGGCGGGATGGATCTCAAGTTCCCGCACCACGAGAACGAGATAGCCCAATCGGAGGCAGCGACCGGAAAACCGTTCGTGAAGTACTGGATGCACACGGGTTTCCTCACGGTCTCCGGCGAGAAGATGTCGAAGAGCCTCGGCAACTTCGTGACTATCCGCGATCTCCTCAAAGACCACGATCCACATGCCGTGCGCCTCTTCATGGTCTCCACGCACTACAGGAGCCCCATCGATTACTCGCCCGAATCCATCACGCAGGCCGAGAAGAACGTGGAACGCATCGTGAACATGCTTGGAAACGTGGAGCACGCGAAAGGAAAAGCGCGGGCAGGCGAAATGACGGCCGTGGACAAGAAGTTCCACGAGGGCCTCGCCGCGCAGACGCTCGCGTTCCAGAACGCGATGGACAACGACTTCGCGACCCCGGAGGCCCTTGCCGCCATCTTCCAGATGGTGAACGACATGAACGGCTACGCGGCGGCGGACCCGCACAGGGAAACACTCGACGAGGCCACAACGCTCTTCAAAGGCCTGGCGGATGTTTTCGGGATCGTTCCTGAAAAAAAGGCCGGAGGCGGAGAATCGCTCGCGAAGGTCATGGAACTCGTGATACAACTTCGCGCCGAGGCGAGGGCCCGAAAGGACTACGCGACAAGCGACAAGATCAGGAAAACGCTCCAAGAGGCCGGAATAATCGTCGAGGACACGGCGGATGGAGTGAAGTGGAGGGTGGGCTGA